A region from the Salminus brasiliensis chromosome 22, fSalBra1.hap2, whole genome shotgun sequence genome encodes:
- the fam53b gene encoding protein FAM53B has translation MCVAMVIIYTKTLEKKGVDDVTSKDSTLELRQPSTMSQGTALFSCGIMEPGRWPDVSRGCVVRQRPVGSSLESLWDVLPETGAAGAISGLLRDLSLSETPNATTAPPSKRQCRSLSCSDEPASCRSPWRPQGSRVWTTVEKRRCHSGGSVQRGSALSSSAFAQTGFSGMQRSSSFSLPTRSNLLELPAFGNFQRQPFAPFSAAVSKTPLYLSHEQICLAEPSGGPSEASSPDSTPELDRRAGQGGLSRSRSQPCVLNDKKIGVKRRRPADTHKHRPSLDLAKMTQKQNFQSLSCPGFTGDDCCQSSQTPPSVRSPAHQNDIPPSSSACDQEAEPRHSPKEVSTVIDESDGDVSGHAERTANGKEWEPPWAGLCGLRRDVLGGELDIEQIERN, from the exons ATgtgtgttgccatggtgattATTTACACTAAAACACTGGAAAAGAAGGGTGTCGATGATGTAACGTCCAAAGATTCAACGTTGGAGCTG CGCCAGCCATCAACCATGAGCCAGGGAACGGCCCTCTTCTCCTGCGGAATCATGG AGCCGGGCCGGTGGCCAGACGTTAGCCGCGGCTGTGTGGTTCGTCAGAGGCCGGTGGGCTCGAGTCTGGAGAGCCTGTGGGACGTCCTGCCAGAGACTGGTGCTGCAGGGGCCATCAGCGGCCTGCTGCGGGACCTCAGCCTGAGTGAAACTCCGAATGCCACCACTGCGCCGCCCAGCAAACGGCAGTGCCGGTCGCTCTCCTGCTCAGACGAGCCGGCCAGCTGCCGGTCTCCATGGCGACCACAGGGTTCGCGGGTGTGGACGACTGTGGAAAAGCGCCGCTGCCACAGCGGGGGCAGCGTCCAGCGCGGATCCGCCCTGTCTTCGTCCGCGTTCGCTCAGACCGGCTTCTCTGGCATGCAGCGTAGCTCCAGCTTCAGCCTCCCCACCCGCTCCAACCTGCTGGAGCTTCCGGCCTTTGGAAACTTCCAGCGGCAGCCTTTCGCTCCTTTCTCCGCCGCAGTCTCCAAAacccctctctacctctctcatGAACAGATATGCCTGGCTGAGCCCAGCGGAGGGCCCTCGGAGGCCAGTTCTCCGGACTCCACCCCGGAGCTGGACCGCCGGGCCGGTCAGGGTGGGCTGTCCCGCAGCCGCTCTCAGCCTTGTGTCCTCAACGACAAGAAAATCGGAGTGAAACGCCGCAGACCTGccgacacacacaaacacaggcccTCCCTGGACCTGGCCAAGATGACCCAG AAACAGAATTTCCAGAGCCTCAGCTGTCCTGGCTTTACCGGTGATGACTGCTGCCAATCAAGCCAAACTCCACCCTCAGTCAGGAGCCCTGCCCACCAGAACGACATCCCACCCTCCTCCTCTGCTTGTGACCAGGAGGCAGAACCTCGACACAGTCCCAAAGAGGTCTCTACTGTCATCGATGAGTCGGACGGAGACGTCTCCGGACATGCGGAACGGACGGCCAATGGAAAGGAATGGGAGCCTCCGTGGGCGGGGCTTTGCGGGCTGAGGAGGGACGTGCTGGGCGGAGAGCTCGATATTGAGCAGATTGAGAGAAACTGA